From the genome of Vulpes lagopus strain Blue_001 chromosome 2, ASM1834538v1, whole genome shotgun sequence, one region includes:
- the RSPH4A gene encoding radial spoke head protein 4 homolog A isoform X2, whose amino-acid sequence MEDLTSTKEEKADQEVGEVGRPWEEITVASSQDPESGLSEPLELEQGPERGPQPRSSPPRSPQSRTSTPLDDFTGPDASSAPSPPQEAPSPPSILTLARQELGTPWQSDKTPDVDPKAGTPRSPHLEQSSDKGESTAPQTCQSEGNTFQQSQQTGHHLYGPEDVSENNSKQKELRFNIFQEEDSNSNYDLDCAEPGVSEVAPSLLEIAIQSAKAYLLKTSSKSGLNLYDHLSDMLTKVLDERPENAVDIIESISQDVKMAHFRKKLDTLQNENEMLPTYEIAEKQKALFLQGNLEGADQELEDEIAENSLPNLMESAFYFEQAGVGLGTDETYRIFLALKQLTDTHPIQRCRFWGKILGLEMNYLVAEVEFREGEDEEDIEDEDVPEERDDGDSGADEDDEDELPRAFYKTPQATPKEESRTGANKYVYFVCNEPGRPWVKLPSVTPAQIVTARKIKKFFTGRLDAPIVSYPPFPGNESNYLRAQIARISAGTHVSPLGFYQFGEEEGEEEEEVEGRRDSFEENPDFEGIQVIDLVESLSNWVHHVQHILSQKSRIYHLGQHGCPQISFLNMLLQSLDPTFGLEHMPFPMAKSLKMST is encoded by the exons ATGGAAGACTTGACAtccacaaaggaagaaaaggcagacCAAGAAGTGGGGGAAGTAGGGCGGCCATGGGAAGAAATAACAGTGGCTTCTTCCCAAGATCCGGAGTCTGGTTTATCTGAGCCCCTGGAGTTGGAGCAGGGGCCAGAAAGAGGACCCCAACCCAGGAGCAGCCCTCCTCGGAGCCCACAGTCTAGAACCAGCACTCCTCTGGATGACTTCACAGGACCAGATGCATCATCTGCACCTTCCCCTCCTCAGGaggccccttcccctccttctatCCTGACTCTGGCCAGACAGGAGCTTGGCACACCTTGGCAGTCGGACAAAACCCCTGATGTGGATCCCAAAGCTGGGACACCTCGCTCCCCTCATTTGGAACAATCATCTGATAAAGGAGAATCTACTGCTCCTCAAACGTGCCAGTCAGAAGGAAACACCTTTCAACAGTCTCAGCAAACCGGACACCACCTGTATGGCCCAGAAGATGTGAGTGAGAACAACTCTAAACAAAAAGAGCTGAGATTTAACATCTTTCAGGAGGAAGACTCAAACAGTAACTATGATCTGGATTGTGCTGAGCCTGGGGTCTCGGAAGTGGCCCCCAGCCTGCTTGAGATTGCCATTCAGAGTGCTAAGGCTTACCTACTGAAGACCAGTAGCAAGTCTGGCTTAAATTT ATATGATCATCTTTCTGATATGCTCACGAAGGTCTTAGATGAGCGTCCTGAAAATGCTGTGGACATCATTGAAAGTATCAGCCAAGATGTGAAGATGgcacattttaggaaaaaattagATACACTCCAAAATGAGAATGAGATGCTTCCAACATATGAAATAGCAGAGAAGCAAAAGGCTCTTTTTCTCCAGGGAAATTTGGAGGGAGCCGACCAAGAACTGGAAGATGAAATA GCAGAAAACTCTCTCCCAAACCTAATGGAGTCagccttttattttgaacaaGCTGGAGTTGGCTTGGGCACAGATGAGACTTATCGCATATTTCTCGCACTCAAGCAGCTTACTGACACCCACCCAATCCAAAGATGCCGCTTCTGGGGCAAGATCTTGGGTCTGGAAATGAATTACCTGGTGGCTGAAGTAGAATTCCGGGAGGGCGAGGATGAAGAGGACATAGAAGACGAAGATGTCCCTGAAGAGAGGGATGATGGAGACAGTGGAGCTGACGAAGACGACGAAGATGAATTACCCAGGGCGTTTTACAAGACCCCACAGGCTACCCcgaaagaagaaagcagaacaGGGGCCAACAAGTATGTGTATTTTGTTTGCAACGAACCGGGCCGACCGTGGGTGAAGTTACCATCGGTGACACCTGCACAAATAGTCACTGcaagaaaaatcaagaagtttTTCACTGGGCGTTTAGATGCTCCCATTGTGAGCTACCCGCCTTTCCCAGGCAATGAGAGCAATTACTTACGAGCACAAATTGCCAGAATTTCAGCAGGGACCCATGTCAGCCCTCTGGGATTCTATCAGTTTGgcgaagaggaaggagaggaggaggaggaggtggaaggcAGGCGAGACAGCTTTGAAGAAAACCCCGATTTTGAAGGCATCCAAGTGATTGATCTCGTGGAATCTCTATCCAATTGGGTTCATCATGTGCAACACATTCTCTCTCAG AAATCCAGAATATACCACCTTGGACAACACGGCTGTCCTCAAATCTCATTCCTCAATATGCTATTGCAGTCCTTAGATCCAACCTTTGGCCTGGAGCATATGCCTTTTCCAATGGCAA AAAGTTTGAAAATGTCTACATAG
- the RSPH4A gene encoding radial spoke head protein 4 homolog A isoform X1 — MEDLTSTKEEKADQEVGEVGRPWEEITVASSQDPESGLSEPLELEQGPERGPQPRSSPPRSPQSRTSTPLDDFTGPDASSAPSPPQEAPSPPSILTLARQELGTPWQSDKTPDVDPKAGTPRSPHLEQSSDKGESTAPQTCQSEGNTFQQSQQTGHHLYGPEDVSENNSKQKELRFNIFQEEDSNSNYDLDCAEPGVSEVAPSLLEIAIQSAKAYLLKTSSKSGLNLYDHLSDMLTKVLDERPENAVDIIESISQDVKMAHFRKKLDTLQNENEMLPTYEIAEKQKALFLQGNLEGADQELEDEIAENSLPNLMESAFYFEQAGVGLGTDETYRIFLALKQLTDTHPIQRCRFWGKILGLEMNYLVAEVEFREGEDEEDIEDEDVPEERDDGDSGADEDDEDELPRAFYKTPQATPKEESRTGANKYVYFVCNEPGRPWVKLPSVTPAQIVTARKIKKFFTGRLDAPIVSYPPFPGNESNYLRAQIARISAGTHVSPLGFYQFGEEEGEEEEEVEGRRDSFEENPDFEGIQVIDLVESLSNWVHHVQHILSQGRCNWFNPIQKSEEEEEEEDEEKEEEKGEEPDYIEQEVGPPLLTPISEDLEIQNIPPWTTRLSSNLIPQYAIAVLRSNLWPGAYAFSNGKKFENVYIGWGHKYSPDNYTPPALPPICQEYPSGAEITEMDDPSVEEEQAFRAAQEAAALPEEMEETEEDEDEEDD; from the exons ATGGAAGACTTGACAtccacaaaggaagaaaaggcagacCAAGAAGTGGGGGAAGTAGGGCGGCCATGGGAAGAAATAACAGTGGCTTCTTCCCAAGATCCGGAGTCTGGTTTATCTGAGCCCCTGGAGTTGGAGCAGGGGCCAGAAAGAGGACCCCAACCCAGGAGCAGCCCTCCTCGGAGCCCACAGTCTAGAACCAGCACTCCTCTGGATGACTTCACAGGACCAGATGCATCATCTGCACCTTCCCCTCCTCAGGaggccccttcccctccttctatCCTGACTCTGGCCAGACAGGAGCTTGGCACACCTTGGCAGTCGGACAAAACCCCTGATGTGGATCCCAAAGCTGGGACACCTCGCTCCCCTCATTTGGAACAATCATCTGATAAAGGAGAATCTACTGCTCCTCAAACGTGCCAGTCAGAAGGAAACACCTTTCAACAGTCTCAGCAAACCGGACACCACCTGTATGGCCCAGAAGATGTGAGTGAGAACAACTCTAAACAAAAAGAGCTGAGATTTAACATCTTTCAGGAGGAAGACTCAAACAGTAACTATGATCTGGATTGTGCTGAGCCTGGGGTCTCGGAAGTGGCCCCCAGCCTGCTTGAGATTGCCATTCAGAGTGCTAAGGCTTACCTACTGAAGACCAGTAGCAAGTCTGGCTTAAATTT ATATGATCATCTTTCTGATATGCTCACGAAGGTCTTAGATGAGCGTCCTGAAAATGCTGTGGACATCATTGAAAGTATCAGCCAAGATGTGAAGATGgcacattttaggaaaaaattagATACACTCCAAAATGAGAATGAGATGCTTCCAACATATGAAATAGCAGAGAAGCAAAAGGCTCTTTTTCTCCAGGGAAATTTGGAGGGAGCCGACCAAGAACTGGAAGATGAAATA GCAGAAAACTCTCTCCCAAACCTAATGGAGTCagccttttattttgaacaaGCTGGAGTTGGCTTGGGCACAGATGAGACTTATCGCATATTTCTCGCACTCAAGCAGCTTACTGACACCCACCCAATCCAAAGATGCCGCTTCTGGGGCAAGATCTTGGGTCTGGAAATGAATTACCTGGTGGCTGAAGTAGAATTCCGGGAGGGCGAGGATGAAGAGGACATAGAAGACGAAGATGTCCCTGAAGAGAGGGATGATGGAGACAGTGGAGCTGACGAAGACGACGAAGATGAATTACCCAGGGCGTTTTACAAGACCCCACAGGCTACCCcgaaagaagaaagcagaacaGGGGCCAACAAGTATGTGTATTTTGTTTGCAACGAACCGGGCCGACCGTGGGTGAAGTTACCATCGGTGACACCTGCACAAATAGTCACTGcaagaaaaatcaagaagtttTTCACTGGGCGTTTAGATGCTCCCATTGTGAGCTACCCGCCTTTCCCAGGCAATGAGAGCAATTACTTACGAGCACAAATTGCCAGAATTTCAGCAGGGACCCATGTCAGCCCTCTGGGATTCTATCAGTTTGgcgaagaggaaggagaggaggaggaggaggtggaaggcAGGCGAGACAGCTTTGAAGAAAACCCCGATTTTGAAGGCATCCAAGTGATTGATCTCGTGGAATCTCTATCCAATTGGGTTCATCATGTGCAACACATTCTCTCTCAG GGTCGCTGTAATTGGTTTAACCCCATACAaaagagtgaggaggaggaagaagaggaggatgaagaaaaagaagaagaaaaaggagaagagccTGACTATATAGAACAGGAAGTGGGGCCTCCTCTTTTGACACCGATCTCTGAAGATTTAG AAATCCAGAATATACCACCTTGGACAACACGGCTGTCCTCAAATCTCATTCCTCAATATGCTATTGCAGTCCTTAGATCCAACCTTTGGCCTGGAGCATATGCCTTTTCCAATGGCAA AAAGTTTGAAAATGTCTACATAGGCTGGGGTCATAAATATAGTCCAGACAACTATACACCTCCAGCTCTACCCCCAATTTGTCAAGAATACCCCAGCGGAGCAGAAATTACAGAAATGGATGATCCTAGTGTGGAGGAAGAGCAGGCTTTCAGAGCCGCTCAAGAAGCAGCTGCTCTTCCTGAGGAAAtggaagaaactgaggaagatgaagatgaggaagatgaTTAG